ACTCACACAGACGACTGATTGATCTACTTGGTTTAAACTGTGAACATCAATATCTACGATATGCAAGATGCTGGTATATTGGAATtgcaagataaaaaaaatagTGTGAAATGAAAACATAATATACGCCAGGCTTTCCGACTACGCCAGGCTTTCCGACTCACGACCGCGCTCTATGGAATTTGACCCATAGACCCCCCTAAGTTACAAAAGAACCAAACCGGGAAGATCAGCACTGGTAGATGTGCTAAAAATAGCCAACTTACCTTTACATAAAGGGTCAGGGCAGCACTTGGCCAAATCTGCTCGTACGCTTGGCGCCCTTTGCGGTTTTTCCACTCTAATGGGGGCAACGAGCCCTCAGGTTGAAACTCGGGGCAAAGTGTGAATTTATCGAATTTCTGTAAGAGTCTGACAAGGAAGTACGACATCTCATTGTACGCGTAATTCTGGCCTATGCACTGTGGATGAAGGGGATAGAGGACCCAAGTTAGTTAACTTTTTCACCGTATCATAAGATATATCCTTATGATGGAATTAAATATAGGGGGAAACACAAAAGGCAACTTACTATGCGAGGGCCAGCACTGAAGGGCGTGAATATCGTGGGGTTTGCGACATAACGTGCCACGCTCTCTGGGTCTATCCATCTCTCCGGCTTGAATTCATCGGCATCAGCGCCCCAGTGAGCAGGGTTTCGCTGGATTAAGAGGGGAAGGTATAGAATGGTCGTTTTTGCCGGCATATATAACGGGCTTTTGGAATCACCAGACCCAGTCGAGAACGTGCAATCTGATGGAGGGAGAACACATGATGATGTTCGAGTCTCCCGAACGTTGAGCGGTACTGGAGGAAATAGACGAAGAGTTTCATTTATTACGGCACGCACTGAGCAAAAAACATTAGATAGTTGGATGAGTATCAGTCGTTTTATCAACCATGATGGTACGTACTATATTTCATGCGTTTAATATTGTCGAATGTAGGAGGGGAAGTCGGTCCACAGTACTCCAGAATTTCGGCACGCATCTTCGTTGCAACATCCGGGTGAATAGCAAGGAAATATGTTAGAAACGTCAAAGCACAGGCGGTCTAGAGCTTAGTCAGGATTGTTATGTCGGGAGAAACAAAGTAACAAACGGTATCGCGTGAAGCAAGCAGCATGCTGGTAAGTTGATCGCGTATTAGTACTGGATCTACTCGGGTAAATCAGTAAGTTAAGCTGGTACATGGTCTAGATTTCCTTACCATCGGTGCTATCAGTTAGATGTTGCATGAAATTTTTATCGGTTATGTTGTTCCTAACCCCAGCCTCACTCTTGTTTGACTCCAAGGCTGAACGTACAAGTGGATCCATCCATGCACGTATCACCTTGCAGTGCTCTTCATTCTTGTCCTTGAATAGCTCAAACAGTGGCCAGATCGCTCCAAGCCGTCCACGATGCGTTATGTTTAGCTGTGCCATTTCAAATGCACGAGTGAATGATCCCCAATGGTCCTCGGTAGCCGAGCCCTTTGGTCCCATAGCCGTTTTCCCCGCGACTGGGAGTGATGCGGATAAAGTATCCAAGTTTTTTCCCATAAGAAACTCTGACGCAGCATCCAGGGAGAACCGTCCATAGAGGTCTTGGGCATCACAGGCAGTACCCGATGCTTCCAATGACGATAAGATGGATATAGTCCGTGCACAGTGTCGCTCAAATAGCTCGAAATCTGAGAACCGTTCTCTTGAAAAAAAAGGCCTGGTCATGTTGCGATGCTAAACCAGGTTAGCGATTACAAGGATGGGGCTCAAATGACGGACTAACcattttccatttcttcaagaAGGCAACTCAATTTCTGCGTTCCCGAACAACATAGAAAGCGCGTACCTCGTCATCACGGTTGAATATTCCTTCACCAAGAAAAAGTTCCCTGGAGTCCGTTTTTCATCAGAAACATTTCCTTTTCGAACCAGGGGTACTGAGACTGACATTCGCTCTTTCTGCGATATGCCCCGCCAGAACTGTGAAAAACCCGTTGAGGTGACGTATTTAGCGTGCTCTTGATCCATGGATATGATCTATGACCGCCAACGTC
This portion of the Psilocybe cubensis strain MGC-MH-2018 chromosome 12, whole genome shotgun sequence genome encodes:
- a CDS encoding Cytochrome P450 monooxygenase 75; its protein translation is MNPANYRARLLWDCFRIFVIPASVLSSVLLLLGYQLGLLSIPTHLGFILLWGTLKSLYAESKQEKEARAIGAKTIPCVIGKWPGNVDVLFRMVKAFKNSYVLDVYLELFEEYQCTTLNLRVLWRDNIISMDQEHAKYVTSTGFSQFWRGISQKERMELFLGEGIFNRDDEKWKMHRNMTRPFFSRERFSDFELFERHCARTISILSSLEASGTACDAQDLYGRFSLDAASEFLMGKNLDTLSASLPVAGKTAMGPKGSATEDHWGSFTRAFEMAQLNITHRGRLGAIWPLFELFKDKNEEHCKVIRAWMDPLTACALTFLTYFLAIHPDVATKMRAEILEYCGPTSPPTFDNIKRMKYMRAVINETLRLFPPVPLNVRETRTSSCVLPPSDCTFSTGSGDSKSPLYMPAKTTILYLPLLIQRNPAHWGADADEFKPERWIDPESVARYVANPTIFTPFSAGPRICIGQNYAYNEMSYFLVRLLQKFDKFTLCPEFQPEGSLPPLEWKNRKGRQAYEQIWPSAALTLYVKGGLWVKFHRARS